In Thermosynechococcus sichuanensis E542, a single genomic region encodes these proteins:
- a CDS encoding site-specific DNA-methyltransferase, with protein sequence MRPQNTSLDELNYLDKHLFQRFADKFAVQPSLSRLLVSFQANKTRPVYRWYKFKEAFSASLVEHLFYKYGITAGRILDPFAGSGTALFAASAMGIDADGIELLPIGQEIITAKQILDSEFTPADFERLRQWSEQRIWEQSEARVPLPELRITQGAYPEKTKEAIEKYVSASQQENRRVQAILRFALLCVLESISFTRKDGQYLRWDYRSGRTHGKKIFDKGEIPEFGQAICEKINEILEDVSPVHKTTLFSPEKLQGQIRLHDGSCLHVAPQLPDSRYDAIMTSPPYCNRYDYTRTYALELALLGTDEQGLSRLRQDMLSCTVENRAKDLLSINPRWTTALAAADEQELLQAILKYLEDQKVRKALNNNGIPRMVRGYFYEMACVIAECARVLKPNAPLFMVNDNVRYAGASISVDMILSDIAEKLGFQVEHILVLPNGKGNSSQQMGEHGREPLRKCIYVWRKL encoded by the coding sequence ATGCGCCCTCAGAACACAAGTTTGGACGAACTAAACTACCTAGATAAACATCTATTTCAACGATTCGCAGACAAATTTGCCGTTCAGCCGTCTCTCTCTCGTCTTTTAGTCAGCTTTCAAGCGAACAAAACAAGGCCCGTTTATCGCTGGTACAAGTTCAAAGAAGCATTCTCGGCTTCATTGGTTGAGCATCTATTTTACAAGTATGGTATTACCGCAGGCAGAATTCTGGATCCTTTCGCGGGCAGTGGAACGGCCTTGTTTGCCGCAAGCGCAATGGGCATAGATGCGGACGGCATCGAACTATTGCCCATCGGTCAAGAAATCATTACGGCCAAACAAATTCTGGATTCAGAGTTCACGCCCGCAGATTTCGAGAGATTGCGCCAATGGTCGGAGCAGAGAATTTGGGAGCAATCAGAAGCGCGCGTCCCTTTGCCGGAACTTCGAATCACACAAGGAGCTTATCCAGAAAAGACAAAAGAAGCCATTGAGAAATATGTAAGCGCGTCCCAACAGGAGAACCGCAGAGTCCAAGCTATCTTGCGTTTTGCGTTACTGTGCGTATTAGAATCCATCAGTTTCACTCGCAAGGACGGTCAATACCTTCGTTGGGACTATCGTTCCGGGCGCACACACGGAAAAAAGATTTTTGACAAGGGCGAAATTCCAGAGTTCGGGCAAGCCATCTGTGAAAAGATAAACGAGATTTTAGAAGATGTATCGCCCGTTCACAAAACAACGCTGTTCTCTCCTGAGAAACTCCAAGGACAAATCCGTTTGCATGACGGCTCCTGCCTTCACGTGGCGCCCCAACTGCCTGACAGCCGCTACGATGCGATTATGACGTCTCCCCCGTACTGCAACCGTTATGATTATACGCGTACGTATGCGCTGGAACTGGCATTATTGGGTACAGATGAACAAGGACTGTCAAGACTCCGCCAGGATATGCTTAGTTGCACGGTAGAAAACCGTGCAAAAGACCTGTTAAGTATCAATCCGCGATGGACAACAGCGCTGGCTGCCGCTGATGAGCAGGAACTGCTACAAGCCATCCTGAAATACTTGGAAGACCAAAAAGTGCGCAAAGCCTTGAACAACAATGGGATTCCCAGGATGGTCAGGGGCTATTTTTATGAAATGGCCTGCGTCATTGCAGAATGTGCGCGTGTTCTAAAACCGAACGCCCCCTTGTTTATGGTCAATGATAATGTCCGTTATGCAGGAGCAAGCATTTCGGTAGATATGATCCTCTCTGATATTGCAGAGAAATTAGGCTTTCAAGTTGAACATATCCTCGTTTTGCCAAACGGCAAGGGGAATAGTAGCCAGCAAATGGGAGAGCATGGACGTGAACCCCTACGCAAATGCATTTACGTCTGGAGAAAATTGTGA